In Pelagibaculum spongiae, the following proteins share a genomic window:
- a CDS encoding OmpA family protein, whose amino-acid sequence MYRSLLLGCLALALSACNSTPAKPQKPELDTSFSMPVASAEGEIQSGLSGVQLEIWLDFQANELERALKQSGIQVSLSLESVRLLMPGQQSFSAGQNKIQSQFLPVLSSLAEVFTQYPNSSIVINGYTDSSGPANTNKQLSLKRAQAVATYLNKQGVAHNRLFVQGRGESSPLFSNTTAEGRMKNRRVELEVIPL is encoded by the coding sequence ATGTATCGCTCTTTATTATTAGGCTGCCTGGCTTTGGCGCTTTCCGCTTGTAATTCTACTCCGGCTAAACCACAAAAACCGGAACTGGATACCAGTTTTTCAATGCCAGTTGCCAGTGCCGAAGGTGAAATTCAATCAGGTTTGTCGGGAGTGCAATTGGAAATCTGGCTAGATTTTCAAGCCAATGAATTGGAGCGTGCGCTGAAGCAATCCGGAATTCAGGTTTCTCTATCGCTAGAAAGTGTTCGGCTATTAATGCCAGGTCAGCAAAGCTTCTCTGCTGGGCAAAATAAGATCCAATCACAGTTCTTGCCAGTGCTAAGTAGTTTGGCTGAAGTGTTCACTCAATATCCTAACAGTAGCATCGTGATTAATGGCTATACCGATAGCTCCGGTCCAGCAAATACCAATAAGCAACTGAGCCTCAAACGAGCTCAAGCGGTAGCGACTTATCTGAATAAACAAGGTGTCGCGCACAATCGGTTATTTGTTCAAGGGCGTGGCGAATCTAGCCCGTTATTCAGTAACACAACGGCTGAAGGCCGAATGAAAAATCGTCGGGTTGAGTTAGAAGTTATTCCGCTATAG